TATTAATCAGCCAGGAACAGCATCCGCAACAGGAGGCTATTGAGCAGAAGCTGCTCGAAGGTCTGGATAAAACCATTAATGTATTATTGCGTAACCGTGCACGAGAAGGCCAAGCACTGGCTCATATTATTGAAGACCGCTGTCAACAGATCGCCCAGCAACTCAATTTATTGGAACCTCAGCTGGAAGAATTTGTCACTCTACACAGCGACAAGCTGCGCCAGAAAATCGCCGAATTGACCGATACGATTGATGAAAATCGTTTTCACCAGGAAGTCGCCATTCTTGCCCAAAAGGCCGATATCACCGAAGAGATCGACCGACTTAGAACCCATATCAAAGAAGTGCTGCATATTTTGCAAAGACTACCGGTTGGCGGCGAACCCCGTAAACCGATTGGTCGCCGACTCGATTTCTTAATGCAAGAACTTAACCGCGAGGCGAATACATTAGGCTCTAAAGCGACCCATATTGAAATCTCACAAACCAGCGTTGAACTGAAAGTCTTGATCGAACAGATGCGTGAGCAGATCCAGAACATCGAGTAAAGCTTCACAGCAAGCTGAACAAGGTCGTTTTTTTGCAAAAAAACCGCAAAGTTGATGCAAATCAAGCCAAAAGCGTGAAATCCGTTGAAATTTTTACTCAATCTGAGTATAGTTCGAATTATTGAAAAAACTATCATTTTAGCTGAGGCAAAAATTATGAGTAACCTAACAAAAATGTTGCTAACTATCGTAGTAACAGTTGTAGTTCCTTTATTGGTTCTTCTAGGCATCTGGTCTGGTGTTTTACCAGAATCACTTCAGGTTGCCATCGGTATCGCAGGTGTTATCCTTGCAATCACTTTCATCGTTGGTGGAAACTTAATGTTGATGTGGGGTGACATCAAGTCAGGTCGTTACTCCAAGAAGTAATTGTCTCCAGGACTGTCCCCATTTAGAAAAACCCAGCTTATGCTGGGTTTTTTGTTTTTTGTCGATAATAAAACCGTTACGTCACCATGAAAGCAATCTGAAACATTGCAATAGGCACGGTGTCACCGCTCATTAATTCAAGCTATAATACGTAACAAAATGTTTTTATAAACAGTTTTCATCCACCGAATTTGTAATTTTGGCTTTGACCACATAGGCAGTGATAAATGAGCGAACTTGAGAAAGACGCAAAACCAACAGAGCAATCCGCCGAAGCACCGCTTCCGTCAGAAAAGAAATCTCGTCAAACGTCCTCAACGATGCGCTTTATTAAATGGTTTATGGCCATCAATTTTTTAATTGGTGCTCTACTGATTCCGTTAGCTGCCGCGACCTATTACTACTTGACCATCTACCCGACCCTGCCGGATGCGACCGAACTTAAGGATGTCAGCTACCAGGTTCCGCTGAAAATCGTCACAGCTGATGGCCAACTGATCAGTGAAATCGGCACCAAGAAACGTATGCCGATCACTTATGCGGAAATTCCAGAGCGCATGACTCAAGCAATTATCTCTTCAGAGGATGAGAGTTTTTTTGAACATGGCGGGGTCGACTACAAAGGTCTGGCACGTGCGGTTTATGAATTGGTAACGACCGGTGAAAAAAAGTCCGGTGGTTCGACAATCACCATGCAGGTGGCGCGAAACTTCTTCTTAACACGTGAGAAATCTTATTTACGTAAACTCAATGAAATCATCTTGTCTTACAAGATTGAAAATGAGCTGAGTAAAGAAGAGATTCTTGCCCTCTATCTCAACAAAATTTTCTTAGGCTACCGTTCTTACGGTGTCGCGGCTGCGGCGCAAACCTATTATGGCCGTCCCTTGGCGGAATTAACGCTTGACGAATACGCGATGATTGCCGGCCTGCCGAAAGCGCCATCGGCTTACAACCCTATCGCCAACCCGGAAAGAGCCAAACTGCGTCGTAACTATGTATTGCGTCGTATGCATGAGCTTAACTTTATCAGCGAAGAAGAAATGCTTGCCGCCCAAGCGATTGAAGTCCATGCCGAAAAACATGCCTCTTATATCGATATCGAGGCAGGTTATGTCGCTGAAATGGCGCGTAGTTTTGCCATGGAGAACTTCGGTGAAGAAGCCTTACAAAACGGTCTGACCATTGTTACCACGATTGACAGTCGATTACAGGCGCAAGCCAATCAGGCGATTCGTCACGGTCTGCAACGTTATGAACGTCGTCATGGTTTCCGCGGACCAATCCAACAACTGGATTTGAATCAGTTCACCGATGATGAAGAGCTGTTTGATGCCTTAAAAGACTTTAGGAACTACGGAGATCTAAAAGTTGCCGTGGTCACCGATATTGCCAAACAATATGCCGAAATCACCATTGAAGACGGCGAACGCAATCAATTGACGTTTGATACCATGAGCTGGGCTGCGCCTTATATCACCGTTAACAGTACCGGTAAAGCGCCTAAAACCGTGAGTGACGTTTTACAAACCGGTGATGTGGTCTATGTGCAAAAACTGGATGACAAATGGCATCTGGCACAAGACCCGGCTGTGGAATCGGCACTGGTCTCACTGGATTCCCATAATGGTCGTATTAAGGCTTTAGTCGGTGGTTATGACTACTTTAAGAGTAAGTTTAACCGCGTTACCCAGGCTCGCCGTCAGGTTGGTTCGAATATCAAGCCGTTCCTTTATTCGACCGCTCTAGATAACGGCATGACCGCTGCCAATACCATCAATGATGCGCCAGTGGTTTTCCATGACCGCAACCTTGAGGATATTTGGCGTCCGGAAAACTATTCCGGTCGATTCTACGGCCCGACGCGCCTGCGCAAAGCTTTGGCTTTCTCTCGCAACCTGGTTTCAATCCGTCTGTTACAGCATCTTGGCATCAGCACCTTTGCCGATTACCTACAGCGTTTCGGTTTCCCGCAGGATGAAATCAACCTGCACCGCGACCTGTCATTGGCATTGGGTAGCGTACAATTCACCCCTCTCGAAGTCGCTCGTGGTTATGCCACCTTCTCCAATACAGGCTATCTGATCGAGCCTTATCTGATTGAAGAGGTCAGAGACTTTAATGGTGACTTGCTGTTTAAGGCTGAACCCAAACGTGCCTGTTTACATAACCAATGTATTGAAGGCGACAACCTGAATGCACCAAGAGTGATTGAAGAACGTAACGCCTATATCATGACCAGCATTATGCAGGATGTGATTCGCATTGGTTCCGGTAGAAAGGCGCGCGCTTTACAACGTGAAGATATTGCCGGTAAAACCGGTACCACTAACGAGCAAAAAGACGCCTGGTTCTCCGGCTTCAATGGCAATATTGTTACCACTGTATGGACCGGTTTCGACACCCCATCGACCCTGGGTAGAAGTGAAGTCGGTGGGCGCGCATCCTTGCCTATCTGGATGGAGTATATGGAATTGGCATTAAAAGCTTACCCGAATATTCCGTTTATGCAGCCGGAAGGGCTGGTGAATATTCAGATTGATAAGGATACAGGTCAAGCGGTACCGGTTGGTACACCGGGAGCCGTTGAAGAGATCTTTAGAGAAGAAAACGCACCGGAAATTCCAAGCGTCAGTCAGAAAAAAATCGAAGAAATTACCGAAGACCTATTTGAATAGATAACAAACAAGGAGCCGCTATGGATTGGCAAGCATTTTCTGAATACCTCAGCAATCAACTCAACCAACCAATCCATATCGAAACGGCTCATTCGGTTGCCGGCGGAGATATCCATCAAGCCTACCAACTGCATTGTCACGACAAAAATCTGTTCTTAAAGCTCAATCAAGCTCACCTGCTACCTCTGTTTGCCTGTGAAGCACATGGCTTAGCGGCGATTCAACGCAGCTTAACCATGCGCTGCCCTAAAGTGCTCGGTTATGGCGAATACAACAACCAAGCCTGGCTGTTAATGGAGCACCTGGAGTTGACTCATCAGGGCGATGACTTCGAGCGCGGTCGCTCCTTGGCACATATGCATCATACGGTGAATCGGGATGCTCAACCCTTTGGCTGGTTTGAAGACAACTATATCGGTCATAGCGCACAAAACAACGCATGGCATAGTGACTGGACTGATTTTTACGGCTCGCAACGACTCAAACCTCAACTCGAATTGGCACAACTGCGTGGTGCCGGTAAAGAGCTTTTTGACTTAGGTCACCAGTTGATTGCACACCTCGACTATTGGTTTAGCGATTATCAGCCCGAAGCTTCGCTTCTCCATGGTGACCTGTGGGGTGGCAATAGCGCTTTTATCAAAGACAAAAATGGGAATGAACCGGTTATTTTTGATCCCGCTTGTTACTATGGCGACCGCGAAACGGACTTGGCCATGACCGAACTGTTTGGCGGCTTCAGCCGCGATTTTTATGACGGTTATCAAAGCGTTTTTCCAATTGATGCTGGCTATCAACAACGAAAATCGCTCTATAACCTTTACCATATTCTCAATCACTTCAACCTGTTTGGCGGTCACTACGAGCATCAGGCACTCAACAGCATCAAGCAACTATTGGCGCAATGCAGCACTTGATGGCGTTGTTTCGGCGGCAAACTTTGATGGCGCCTGGAAAACACGTATAATGGCGCCAATTTAATAATTTTATTGAAATATCCGCCAATTTAATTGGCGAATCGAACAGGAATTTTGCTATGAAACTGATTCTATTAGGCGCGCCAGGTGCCGGTAAAGGGACTCAAGCCCAGTTTTTAACCAAACACTACAATATCCCGCAAATCTCTACCGGTGATATGCTGCGTGCGGCGATCAAAGCCGGGACAGAACTAGGTAAGCAGGCTAAGGCGGCGATTGATGCCGGCCAATTGGTTACCGATGAAATCATTATCGGCATGGTCAAAGAGCGCATTGCTCAAGAAGACTGCGCAAACGGTTTTCTACTAGACGGTTTTCCGCGTACCGTTCCTCAAGCCGACGCGGTGACTGAAGCCGGGATTGAAATCGATGCGGTGATCGAAATCGATGTGGCTGACGATGTTATCGTTGAGCGTATGTCAGGACGTCGTTGTCACGTCGCATCCGGTCGTACTTACCACGTGGTTTATAACCCGCCTAAAGAAGAAGGTAAGGATGATGAAACCGGCGAAGATTTGATTCTACGTGATGACGATAAGCCGGAAGTGGTTAAAGACCGTCTGGATGTTTATCACAAACAAACAGCACCGCTTATCGATTACTACACTGATGTTGCCGCGAAAAACGACAAGGTGAAATACATCAAGGTTGACGGAACCCTACCAATCGACCAGGTTGAAAAAGCGATTGTTGAAGGCTTGGCTTAAGCCAGATAGCGGCTGAATACAGCCAATAAAAAACCCTTACTTACTGCCCGAACAGGTAGCTGAATTAAGGGTTTTTTATTGCTTAAAATATTACGGGCAAGTATCAGCCTTTAGCACTCAAGAATTTCTCTTCCATAACCTCTGCCAGCACCGGTCTACTGAATCCATAACCCTGATACTCATCACAACTGTTCTGCTGCAAGAACTCTAACTGAGCATCGGTTTCCACCCCTTCGGCAATCGTTGAATAGCCAAGACTTTCTGCCATCTGAATAATCGCCGACACAATCGCTCTGTCATCGTCATTGGTAGCAATATCTCGCACAAACGACTGGTCGATTTTCAGTTTATGGATATTGAACTGTTTGAGATAACTCAATGAAGAATAGCCGGTACCGAAATCATCAATCGCCAATCGAATGCCTTTAGCATGCAGCTTATTCAAGGCTGTAATCGCCCGTGTCGGGTTTTCCATCATCATCGATTCGGTCAACTCCAACTCTAGATACTCCGGTGGAATCTCATACTTTTTCAACAAAGCTTCAATTGATTTATCCAACCCTTCATTCTTAAACTGTAACGCTGATAGGTTAACCGCCATAACAACTGGCTGAAACCCTTTATCGAGCCAGCTGCGCAACTGTTTAAGCGCGGTCTCCAAGACCCACTCACCAAGCGGCAGAATCAAGCCATTGCTTTCCGCTTGAGGAATAAAATCCAGTGGCGGAATAATTCCCATTTCGGGGTGCTTCCAGCGAATTAATGCCTCCACCCCTTTCAAACGTTTAGTTTGTATATCAACTTGCGGCTGATATTCGAGATAAAACTGTTTCTGAGTCAAAGCTTCATGCATTGCCGAATCAATTTTAAGGATACGGCTGACATTAAGCTGCATCTCATTATCAAAGAATAGATAGGTGTCGATGCCAATCTGTTTGGCTCTTGCCAAGGCGGTGTCCGAACTCTGAAATAACAGCGAAAAGTCATTGCCATTTTCCGGATACATGGCAATCCCCATCGATGCGGTCATTAACACCTGTTCGGATTTGACCACAAAGTTATGTTTGAGCACTTCCTTTACTTTATTCACCAGTTGAATAATTTGCTGAGTATTGGTTGACGGCATTAAGATGGCAAACTCATCACCCCCCAATCTGGCAAGTGTATCTTTTGCCGAAATGGTCGATTTCAAACGTCTGGCAAACTCAACCAACACCTCATCACCGGCAGAGTGCCCTAGAGAATCATTCAGGTTTTTAAAACGGTCCAAACCAATTAACAGTAAACCGACCTGAAGTTTGAGTTGTCTGGCATTATCTAAAACATAATTGGCACGTTCCACCAGCAGTTGCCGGTTTGGCAATTCCGTCAAAATATCGTAATGCATCAATTTTTCTATGCGCGTTTGCGAAGCAAGTTTTTCTGTCAAATCGACAATAGATGCCAAGACATAGTTCTCTTCACTGCCTTTGATTGGTGTCAAACTGACTTCGACGCGGAATTCCTCACCGTTTTGACGTTTGGCAAACAACATTCGGTTTGCCGCCATCTCACGCTGCTGCATATTTTGCATATAGCCATCAACTAAAGACGAATGCTGCTCATGCATCGAATTAGGCACCAAAATTTCAATCGGCTGTGTAAGCAGTTCTTCATCCTTATAACCAAACAGAAGATTGGCTTTCTTGTTGGCCAGAACGATGCAGCCTTGTTTGTCTACCATTATCATTGCATTTGGCGAAGCTTGCAAAGCGGATCGAAACCGTTCATGCTCGATACGGCGATGAGTCACATCGGTGTGGGTACCAATAACCTCAACAATGTTACCGAATTTATCGCGTCCTTCTTTGCCTCGCGAATAAATCCAACGATAATCGCCATTTTTATGTTTGAAGCGCACCTCGACTTCAAACAACTCATTTTTTCCAAGTGTTTGCTTGTGAGATTGTATGGCCTCTTCAAATATGGCCTTATCATCAGGATGAAGCAGGCTTTGCAATGCAGAGAAGCTGTTTGCCAGCTCATGATCGTTATAACCGAGCTGGCGCTTGAGAATCGGTGACAAATAGACATAATCGCCACCCAAAGGCCAACGCCAAAGCCCGGTATCCGTTGAAGTTACCGCCAAATCCAGCGTTTCTTGCGATTCCTTAAGTCGATTAAAGGGGATATCGATGGCTTCGACAACTATCGCTCTATAGATCATAAAATAAGCGACTACCTTATAGAGGTGCCCCATAATGTTATAAACGCCGGTCATGGTCGAATACCAGGTGAAATAAAGCTCACTCATCGCTGTAACCAGCACCGCACCGATTAACAGCGGAACATGAAGGCTGCGAGGTCGGTTTAATTGTGTTAGCAATATTAAAGCGGTGAGCACATTCATACCGATAATGACATATTCGAGATTTTTCTTAAGATCCGTTAAGCCCTGTCCCTCAACAAACCAAACCGGCATTAAATCAATTCGGTAAATGACCAGCCATAAAAATACCAAGGTAAAGGTTAATGAAGCGATAAAAATTGCGGTTCGATTTAAATGCAACTCAATTTTACTGACCAGATAGATCGCCAATAACAACAGACCAAAAGCACTGATAAAACGTGCCGCCATCCAGAAATTCAAATGTTTTTGTACGTCGTTATGACTGAGAAAATCCGGCATGCCACCATAGGAAACGGCATGGAAATAATCGAAAATGCCGACATTAAAAAAGATTAATGAAAGCAACAACAAGCTGCTTGGCAGTTTATGGTTCGCCACATTCCAGCCAACAATAAAAACCATCAATGAGATAAATACCGAGACCATTTCCATAGCCAAATGTAGCGATAGATACGACGCCACATAGGTGT
Above is a window of Thiomicrorhabdus sediminis DNA encoding:
- a CDS encoding penicillin-binding protein 1A, with the translated sequence MSELEKDAKPTEQSAEAPLPSEKKSRQTSSTMRFIKWFMAINFLIGALLIPLAAATYYYLTIYPTLPDATELKDVSYQVPLKIVTADGQLISEIGTKKRMPITYAEIPERMTQAIISSEDESFFEHGGVDYKGLARAVYELVTTGEKKSGGSTITMQVARNFFLTREKSYLRKLNEIILSYKIENELSKEEILALYLNKIFLGYRSYGVAAAAQTYYGRPLAELTLDEYAMIAGLPKAPSAYNPIANPERAKLRRNYVLRRMHELNFISEEEMLAAQAIEVHAEKHASYIDIEAGYVAEMARSFAMENFGEEALQNGLTIVTTIDSRLQAQANQAIRHGLQRYERRHGFRGPIQQLDLNQFTDDEELFDALKDFRNYGDLKVAVVTDIAKQYAEITIEDGERNQLTFDTMSWAAPYITVNSTGKAPKTVSDVLQTGDVVYVQKLDDKWHLAQDPAVESALVSLDSHNGRIKALVGGYDYFKSKFNRVTQARRQVGSNIKPFLYSTALDNGMTAANTINDAPVVFHDRNLEDIWRPENYSGRFYGPTRLRKALAFSRNLVSIRLLQHLGISTFADYLQRFGFPQDEINLHRDLSLALGSVQFTPLEVARGYATFSNTGYLIEPYLIEEVRDFNGDLLFKAEPKRACLHNQCIEGDNLNAPRVIEERNAYIMTSIMQDVIRIGSGRKARALQREDIAGKTGTTNEQKDAWFSGFNGNIVTTVWTGFDTPSTLGRSEVGGRASLPIWMEYMELALKAYPNIPFMQPEGLVNIQIDKDTGQAVPVGTPGAVEEIFREENAPEIPSVSQKKIEEITEDLFE
- a CDS encoding fructosamine kinase family protein, whose product is MDWQAFSEYLSNQLNQPIHIETAHSVAGGDIHQAYQLHCHDKNLFLKLNQAHLLPLFACEAHGLAAIQRSLTMRCPKVLGYGEYNNQAWLLMEHLELTHQGDDFERGRSLAHMHHTVNRDAQPFGWFEDNYIGHSAQNNAWHSDWTDFYGSQRLKPQLELAQLRGAGKELFDLGHQLIAHLDYWFSDYQPEASLLHGDLWGGNSAFIKDKNGNEPVIFDPACYYGDRETDLAMTELFGGFSRDFYDGYQSVFPIDAGYQQRKSLYNLYHILNHFNLFGGHYEHQALNSIKQLLAQCST
- a CDS encoding YicC/YloC family endoribonuclease: MTISEPSPHLYNVHSMTAFARFQSNADFGRFSWEIRSVNQRYLEVNCKLPDNFRHLEPLIREQIKAHINRGKLDISLSFEVQQNNDSLTVNPDVLDPLGQAIERVQQLLPNANQLNPLEILRWPGLLISQEQHPQQEAIEQKLLEGLDKTINVLLRNRAREGQALAHIIEDRCQQIAQQLNLLEPQLEEFVTLHSDKLRQKIAELTDTIDENRFHQEVAILAQKADITEEIDRLRTHIKEVLHILQRLPVGGEPRKPIGRRLDFLMQELNREANTLGSKATHIEISQTSVELKVLIEQMREQIQNIE
- the adk gene encoding adenylate kinase, with product MKLILLGAPGAGKGTQAQFLTKHYNIPQISTGDMLRAAIKAGTELGKQAKAAIDAGQLVTDEIIIGMVKERIAQEDCANGFLLDGFPRTVPQADAVTEAGIEIDAVIEIDVADDVIVERMSGRRCHVASGRTYHVVYNPPKEEGKDDETGEDLILRDDDKPEVVKDRLDVYHKQTAPLIDYYTDVAAKNDKVKYIKVDGTLPIDQVEKAIVEGLA
- a CDS encoding EAL domain-containing protein, which translates into the protein MIIAVLASIQLILGVIDITEQYTYVASYLSLHLAMEMVSVFISLMVFIVGWNVANHKLPSSLLLLSLIFFNVGIFDYFHAVSYGGMPDFLSHNDVQKHLNFWMAARFISAFGLLLLAIYLVSKIELHLNRTAIFIASLTFTLVFLWLVIYRIDLMPVWFVEGQGLTDLKKNLEYVIIGMNVLTALILLTQLNRPRSLHVPLLIGAVLVTAMSELYFTWYSTMTGVYNIMGHLYKVVAYFMIYRAIVVEAIDIPFNRLKESQETLDLAVTSTDTGLWRWPLGGDYVYLSPILKRQLGYNDHELANSFSALQSLLHPDDKAIFEEAIQSHKQTLGKNELFEVEVRFKHKNGDYRWIYSRGKEGRDKFGNIVEVIGTHTDVTHRRIEHERFRSALQASPNAMIMVDKQGCIVLANKKANLLFGYKDEELLTQPIEILVPNSMHEQHSSLVDGYMQNMQQREMAANRMLFAKRQNGEEFRVEVSLTPIKGSEENYVLASIVDLTEKLASQTRIEKLMHYDILTELPNRQLLVERANYVLDNARQLKLQVGLLLIGLDRFKNLNDSLGHSAGDEVLVEFARRLKSTISAKDTLARLGGDEFAILMPSTNTQQIIQLVNKVKEVLKHNFVVKSEQVLMTASMGIAMYPENGNDFSLLFQSSDTALARAKQIGIDTYLFFDNEMQLNVSRILKIDSAMHEALTQKQFYLEYQPQVDIQTKRLKGVEALIRWKHPEMGIIPPLDFIPQAESNGLILPLGEWVLETALKQLRSWLDKGFQPVVMAVNLSALQFKNEGLDKSIEALLKKYEIPPEYLELELTESMMMENPTRAITALNKLHAKGIRLAIDDFGTGYSSLSYLKQFNIHKLKIDQSFVRDIATNDDDRAIVSAIIQMAESLGYSTIAEGVETDAQLEFLQQNSCDEYQGYGFSRPVLAEVMEEKFLSAKG